In the Cylindrospermopsis raciborskii Cr2010 genome, CTATACCAAGATGGGGCAATTTCTGCTGCCATTTTAGATACCAAACTGCTACAATTGAAGACATCACAACAAAAGTTAATGGAAGCTAAAGCCACACTACAAAGCAGTAAGAATACTTTAGAGAATCAAATTCAAGAAGCTAAAGCCAGACTAGACAGTATTAAAGAGGTAAGAAATGTAGATGTAGCTTTAGCACAGAGCGAGGTTGAGAGTGCAGAAACTGCTATTCAGCAGGCAAAAGCAGATCATGATTTAACTTATATTAAATCACCCATAGATGCCAGAATTTTAAAAATTCATGCCAAAAATGGGGAAATTATAGGTATTTCTGGATTTGCAGAGCTAGGAAAAACTTCGCCAATGAATGTCATCGCTGAAGTTTATCAGACCGATATTCAAAAAGTGAAAATTGGACAAAAAGCGGTTATTACCAGTGGAGCATTTTCTGATAAAATACGAGCAACAGTGAAAGAGATTGGTTGGCAAGTTGACAAACAAAGCATCTTTAGTATTAACCCAAGTTCAGATACAGATCGGAGAATTGTTCATGTTAGATTAGTCATTGATTCTCCAGATGATAGCCAAAAAGTATATCGACTAACCAATTTACAGGTAGATGTTGCCATTGAAATTTAGTTTATGAATCTAAAAATTCCTTTAGCGTGGCTACAGTTAGCCCAGCAAAAACTACGTTTTGTTGTAGCTATAGCTGGGATTGCTTTTATCGTACTTTTAATGTTCATTCAACTGGGTTTTCAAGATGCACTATATTCCAGTGCAACAGCAGTACATCAAAATCTCAAGGGAGATTTATTTATAGTCAGTTCCCAATATAAATCTTTGACCTCAAATCAAAGTTTTTCTCGCAGTCGTTTATACCAAACTTTGGGATTTAATGGTGTAGAATCAGTCAATCCCATGTATTTACAATTTGCCAAGTTAAAAAACCCAGAAACTGGAGAAAAATACTCAATTTATGTAATTGGATTTGATCCGGCAAAATCTCTAATGAATATTCCAGAGGTTGAAGAGAATCTGGATAAACTAAAAATTCCTGATATGATGTTATTTGACAGAGATTCTCGCCCGGAATTTGGTCCGATCGCTAAAAGATTTGATCAAGGGAAAACAGAACAGACAATTGAGATTTTCTCTTTTGATTCTCTGCAGGGCTATCGAGTTAGAGTGGGGGGGTTATTTAGTTTAGGTCCCTCTTTTGGGGTAGATGGTAACTTGATTGTTAGTGACTCCACCTTCGTGAGAATTAATCCCCTACTTCGTCCTTCTGAAAAAATAGATGTTGGTATTATTAAACTAAAACCAGAAGCTGACCCAAATCAAGTTTTAAAAAACTTACGGGTTAATTTACCCAATGATGTGCAGATTTTTACCAAACAACAATTCATTGATTTTGAAAAGCAATATTGGGCAGCAAGAACACCCATTGGATTTATTCTCAATTTGATGTTAACTATGGCTTCGGTAGTAGGTGTGGTGATTGTCTATCAGATTCTCTATAGTAATATTGCCACCCAATTTATCGCCTATGCCACATTAAAAGCCATTGGCTACGCTAATGGTTATTTATTGAATGTGGTTTTTCAACAAGCCCTGATATTGGCATTACTAGCATATATACCTGGATTTTTAATTTCTGTGGGTCTATATGATTTTGCAATGAAAGCTACCCAATTACCAATTCTCATGACCTCTAATAATGCCATAATTGTTTTAATTTCTACAGTGTTAATTTCCATGACATCAGGAGCATTGGCAATTAACAAACTCCGATCTGCTGACCCTGCGGATATTTTCTAACTTATGACTAACTGATTTGGAAAATTTAATTTCCAATAATTCTCCTAACTCCCATAATATTAAATCCTACCAGATCAATATGATGAATCTCAATAACAAAACCATTCTCATTACAGGTACAGATGAATTTATTGGCTCCCGTGCAGCAGAATTAGCAGTAGGTCAGGGTTTGAAGGTAAGAGCTTTACAAGCTGACCCATTTTTAGATAAAACTTCAGGTGAAAGTTTGGAAAAATTGGGAGTAGAGATTATAATTGGTAGCATTAATGATCCAGGGATAGCTACAAAAGTTTGCCAGGGAGTAGATATAGTTTTACATACTAGTCAACTGACGGAGGAGGGGGGAGACATAAAAAAGTTCCGAGAAATTAATGTTGGGGGAACTTGTAATATTGCCCAAGCAGCAAAGCAGGCAAAAGTGAAAACATTTATACACCTTTCCAGTGCTTTAGTTTATGGATTCAATTACACCCCTAATGTGGCAGAAACGGAAACATTATCTGGGGATAATAATCCTTATTGTCAAACTAAAATAGAAGCAGAAATAGAGATTTTAAAACTTAACTCACCTCCGGATTTTGGGGTGACTATTATTCGTGCAGGAGATGTGTATGGACCAGGTAGTGTTCCTTGGATTGTTCGCCCAGTCCTGATGATGAGACAAAAGTTATTTGCCTATCCCAATGATGGTAAGGGAGTGATGAATCACCTATATGTTGATAACTTAATTGATGCCATATTTTTAGCAATGGCACAACAAACCTATGGAGAAGTTTTTAATATTACAGATGGGGAAAATACTTCATGGAAAGAATATTTTACCCACCTAGCAGCTATGGAAGGTTTACCTATTCCTATGTCTCTTCCTAAAGAAGAAATGAGGTTATTTTTAAAGGTACGTAATCAGGGACAAAAATTGTTTAGAAAGAAGGTGGATATTCTCCCAGAATCTGTTGATTTTATGAGCCGTCCATATTCTTATTCAATTGCTAAGGCTAGGAGTATATTGAACTATCAACCAAAAATTAGTCTGGAAGTAGGTATGAATAATACCCATCAATGGTTACAGACAACTGATATTCAAAAACTTATTAAATAAGGATTCAAGCAGTTAACTAACTAATATCATTCAGGAGTTTATTTCAACAATGTCTAAGATTTTCAGAATTTCTCATTTACTGGTAACCACCCTATTAAGTTTGAGTTTTCCTCATCCAGTGGGAGCAACACCTGGAACAATGTTGCAAATAAATCCTCCAGTATCAACCCCATCAACCACAGAACTGACCGTAATAGTGAACGGAATACTTAACAAAACTGGTGATATTTGTCTAAGAGTTTATAACTCAGAAGTTGGCTTCCTTACGAATGGTTCTAGTGAAGTGAAAAGTGGCTGTACAAAAATTACTGGTAGTTCTGTAAAAACCGTATTCTCTGGATTAAAACCGGGAACCTATGCAGTAGCAGTAATGGACGATCAAAATGGAGATAGGAAACTGAACAAGGACTTTTTTGGCATTCCCACAGAAGGATTTGGTATTTCTCGAGATCCCATAGTTTCCATGCGAACTGGTATGCCAAAATTTCGTCGCGCTAGTTTTAAAATGACCCAGAATACCACCATTGATATCACTATGAAATATTCTTTAGATCCCTAAGTAATAAATAGTCATGGGGATGTGGGGATAGTAAATGACGAATTCTAATTTTTTTCCTTTTATCACCGGTACTAAGTGGTAACCTAATCATGTCAGACCTGACTAAATTTTTATCTGAGTCCCTGATGGTTTGGTTAATCATTCAAGTAGGTTTAACTCTAATATTTTTATGGTATCTAGAAACCTACAAACAACCATCGGATAGTGAACTACCAAAAACGGCAGTAATTTTATGTTTACGTGGGGCTGATCCTTTTTTACCTCACTGCGTGCGATCGCTATTGAATCAAAACTATCCCGAGTATGACCTGAAGTTAATTATAGATAGTAGGGAAGATCCAGCGTTTAAAATTGTTCAAGAAGTAATCAATGAAACAGGGGCAAAAAATATTGAAGTTAGCATTTTGAAGACAGTGCGTCATAACTGTAGTCTTAAATGTAGTGCTTTAATACAGGGGGTTTCAGATTTAGATGAATCATATCAGGTAGTGGCATTAGTAGATGCTGACACCATAGTTCATAGTAACTGGTTAAAAGAATTGGTCATTCCGCTGATGGATGGAACAACAGGAGTAACCACAGGAAACCGGTGGTATGTACCCACAGGAAAATATTGGGGTTCCCTAGTACGTTACACAGGGAATATTTCTACCGTCATACAAATGTTTCTGTTTCAAATTCCTTGGGGTGGTAGTTTAGCAATCAAAAAAAGCGTTATTCAAGAAACCCAACTAATAGAGAAGTGGGGACAAGTACTTGGTGATGACATACCAATGCATAAAATCCTCCAAAAACAGGGATGGAAAATTAAATTTATTCCTTCTGCGCTAATTATCAACCGAGAAGAAATTAACTTATCTGAGTTACTTCCCTCTCTACAACGTCTAATACTTTGTTCTCGACTTTATCACCCTAAGTGGTTAGCATTAATCTGTGAAGCTGTTTCTAGCATAGTTTTTCCTGGGCTGACACTTTTATTAACTCTAGGAATGTTACTAGTAACTGAAGGAGAAAAAGTATTGTCTTTACTGCAATCCTATAGCCTTTATATCCTGGGACTGCTCCTGCTGATTTTAGTCACACAGAGGAGGGTTGAAAAAATAATTTATCAGCAGCAACAACCAATTACTGAAATTTCACTAACCACCATTATTAAAATGTTGATTGCCATTCCTTTAACCCAGTTACTTTATGGTTTAGCAATCCTATCTTCCATATCCACATCAACCCTAACCTGGCGTGGAATCACTTATAAAATCAATGATAAGGGAAATATTAACTTAGTTGGATATCATCCTTATCAATGGTTAGATCAACCGACCGATCCAAAAATGTCTCTCTAATTTTATTGATTTTCTTATTTCTAGTATCCTTGTTGGGTAATTGTGTTAATTATCCGCTGGATTAACTGAGGTCTGTCAATGCGTAAATCCTAATTAATTCAACTTTCTTACCCAAACAGAGGAATTGAACATGGAAAAGAAACCCTTGCGTATTGCCTTATTCACCGGTTTATATGCTCCTTTTTTAACGGGAGTATCTGTTGCTGTACACCAGCGCGTTCATTGGTTACTAGAACAAGGACATGAAGTTTTTCTGATTCATCCACAAATTAATAAGCAATATAGTCAACAAGTTGGCAATCGTCCCATGTTAGGATTATCAGAACTGCAAATTTTTTCTAACTTCTCTTCCTATGCTTTTCCTACCCAACCACTAATTTTTTATAAATCCCTACCACAACCTTTAAATTATCGTCATTGGAACGATACTAAACTTTTAGAAAACTTTCAACCTGATATTATTGTTGTGGAGGAAGCAGCCCAGATGAGAGGGCTATATTCTATTTTTCTACAAGGTTATGGTAGAGCAGTAGGAGTTGACTATGCCAAACGTACTAAAACCCCTATTATCTCCGTTTTTCACACGGATATAGTTGCCTATATTAAATACTATTTAGGCGACATTTTATTCAGACTAACGAGTCCGATAATTCCTCTACTAGTCAGACAATTTAGCGATCAATATACCCTCAACATATTTCCTTCTAGAGAGCAACTGAAAAAGTACCAAAAACTGCAATGCCAAAGATGTGAATATGTCCCTTACCAGGGAATTAACTGTGAAAAATTTCATCCTCGTAACATTTGTCATGACCCAATCCCCAATGATAAAAGACCAACTATTTTATTTGTAGGACGGATCACTGCTGAAAAGAATGTGACTCAAATTTTAGAAGCCTATCCCTTAATTGCAGCTAAAATTCCCGATGTACATTTAGTCATAGTTGGTAGTGGTCCCTTAGATCAAGAAATTCGCCATCGCGCCCAAAAATTTGCTGATGGTGTGACAATTTGGGGTGAATCTCATGGCACAGAACTTTTAGGATGGTTTGCTAGAGCAGATGTTTTTATTAACCCGTCAGTTACAGAAAACTTCTGCACTACTAATAACGAAGCTTTAGCTTCTGGAACACCAGTAGTAGCAGTTATGGCTCCCTCTACTGCTGAACAAGTAATTATTGGTTATAATGGACTACTTGCACAACCTAATAATCCCAAAGATTTTGCCGACAAAATAGTAACAATCCTGCAAAATCCCGATCTTAAAAATCAATTGTCTAGGCAAGCTCGCCCCTCAATTTTACAATTTGATTGGTCAAATTGCAGTCAAAAATTTGAGGATAAATTATATGAGTTAGTAAATGTAAATGAGATGGAATTCTTCTAAGTGGGTGAGTGGAATTAGATATAAGATCAACGTAGGTTGGGTTGAAGTATGAAACCCAACACCACGTCCTACAAATAATTGTGCCTCCCTACTTAGTTGGGGAAGGTATGGTAGTAGGGTGATCAGGGGTTTCCTGTAAGAAATCTAGATCACTCTATTAAATCAAATGGAAATCAAACAGCAGAAATGTCAATTAACCAACGTACTGTCTGGGGGAAAATAATGACAATTAACAACACAATAAACTGTAAGACCATAAAAGGAATAGCACTTTTGTGAATATCAAAAGTGCTAACTTCTTTAGGTGCAACACTTTGTAGATAAAACAAAGAAAATCCCACAGGTGGAGAAATAAAGGCCGTTTGTAAATTAATTGCCATCACCACACCAAACCATACCATATCAATATTTAAAGCTTGAGCTGCAGGTACAAATAAAGGCATGGCAATAAAGCAAATTTCCATGAACTCCAGAAAAACTCCCAGGGCAAAAATTGCCAAGTTACTGACAATTAAAAATCCCCAATAACCTCCGGGTAAACCTGTCAAAAGTTCAGTAATTAAAGTTTTACCCCCCAGAGCATCAAATACTAAACTAAACATGGATGAAGCAAATAAAATCATCACCACTAAAGCGGTAATAACTGCCGTGGAGTGAGCAGAATCACGAACTAATTGAGGTGTTAACCGTTTATTGAAAGCGGCCAGCAAAGAAGCACCAACAGCACCAACAGCACCAGCTTCTGTAGGCGTAGCAATGCCAAAGAAAATACTCCCTAAAACAGCAAAAATCAATAAAATTGGGGGGATAACAGCCTTGATGACTTTTTTGAGTAACTTAGTACCTGTAAGAATTTCCACATTAGCAGGAATATTCGGAACTTTGTCTGGCTGAAAAAAAGCTAGTGCCAGAATATAGAGAATATAAGAACCAGATAACATTAAACCTGGAATTAAAGCCCCTAAAAATAAATCTCCTACCGACACACCAATTTGGTCACTGAGAATTACGAGTACTAAACTGGGGGGAATTAGCTGGGCCAAAGTACCCGATGCAATAATTACTCCAGCAGCTAGTTTCTTATCATAACCATAGCGAATCATCACCGGTAAGGATAACATTCCCATGACAATTACTGTAGCAGCTACAACTCCTGTCGTCGCTGCTAGAATAGTTCCTACTAAAACAACTGCTAGGGCTAAACCACCTCGTATACGACTAAATAAAATACCTACAGTTTCTAATAATTCCTCGGCTAAACCTGACTTTTCTAAAATAGCACCTAGAAACACAAAAAATGGAATAGCCAGGAGGGTGAAATTGGACATAGTGCCAAACCAAATATTTGGCAATGATAACAAACGTGCAGGGTTAAAAGCTCCGACTGTCATACCAATGATACCAAAAACAACTGCTGTTCCTGCAAAGGAAAAGGCAACCGGGTATCCAGTCATTAAAATTATAAAAAAGCCCAGAAACATCAAAATAGATAACCATTCAAAACCCATAAATCACCTGATAAATTACTAACACTTTAAGAATTATTGAAGATTGACTATTCAATTTTGATATTTTCTGAAGTTTCTAGTCGAACTTTTTCTGATACCTGTTCATAGCCTAGGAGTATGGCCAAATATTTAATGGCTTGAGAAATACTCTGTAAAAGGAGAAACAATAATCCCAGGGGAAGCATAGTTTTAATGGGTGCGCGAGGTAACCCATTAGCATCGGAAGAAACTTCCCAACTTCCCCAATTACCATCACTTAATCTCCCCCAGGACTGTAAGACCGGATTAAATGTGACCCAAATACCAATTAAACAGAAGGGAATTAAAAATAATACTGTTCCCCAAAAATCAATCAATGCTCTTTTCTTCTCATTCATATTAGTATACAAAAAATCTACTCGAACATTGTCTCCATGACGTAAAATATAGGCAAAGCCAAGTAAAAATGTCATAGAAAATAAATACCATTGC is a window encoding:
- the devC gene encoding ABC transporter permease DevC — translated: MNLKIPLAWLQLAQQKLRFVVAIAGIAFIVLLMFIQLGFQDALYSSATAVHQNLKGDLFIVSSQYKSLTSNQSFSRSRLYQTLGFNGVESVNPMYLQFAKLKNPETGEKYSIYVIGFDPAKSLMNIPEVEENLDKLKIPDMMLFDRDSRPEFGPIAKRFDQGKTEQTIEIFSFDSLQGYRVRVGGLFSLGPSFGVDGNLIVSDSTFVRINPLLRPSEKIDVGIIKLKPEADPNQVLKNLRVNLPNDVQIFTKQQFIDFEKQYWAARTPIGFILNLMLTMASVVGVVIVYQILYSNIATQFIAYATLKAIGYANGYLLNVVFQQALILALLAYIPGFLISVGLYDFAMKATQLPILMTSNNAIIVLISTVLISMTSGALAINKLRSADPADIF
- a CDS encoding TRAP transporter large permease; this translates as MGFEWLSILMFLGFFIILMTGYPVAFSFAGTAVVFGIIGMTVGAFNPARLLSLPNIWFGTMSNFTLLAIPFFVFLGAILEKSGLAEELLETVGILFSRIRGGLALAVVLVGTILAATTGVVAATVIVMGMLSLPVMIRYGYDKKLAAGVIIASGTLAQLIPPSLVLVILSDQIGVSVGDLFLGALIPGLMLSGSYILYILALAFFQPDKVPNIPANVEILTGTKLLKKVIKAVIPPILLIFAVLGSIFFGIATPTEAGAVGAVGASLLAAFNKRLTPQLVRDSAHSTAVITALVVMILFASSMFSLVFDALGGKTLITELLTGLPGGYWGFLIVSNLAIFALGVFLEFMEICFIAMPLFVPAAQALNIDMVWFGVVMAINLQTAFISPPVGFSLFYLQSVAPKEVSTFDIHKSAIPFMVLQFIVLLIVIIFPQTVRWLIDISAV
- a CDS encoding glycosyltransferase, which encodes MSDLTKFLSESLMVWLIIQVGLTLIFLWYLETYKQPSDSELPKTAVILCLRGADPFLPHCVRSLLNQNYPEYDLKLIIDSREDPAFKIVQEVINETGAKNIEVSILKTVRHNCSLKCSALIQGVSDLDESYQVVALVDADTIVHSNWLKELVIPLMDGTTGVTTGNRWYVPTGKYWGSLVRYTGNISTVIQMFLFQIPWGGSLAIKKSVIQETQLIEKWGQVLGDDIPMHKILQKQGWKIKFIPSALIINREEINLSELLPSLQRLILCSRLYHPKWLALICEAVSSIVFPGLTLLLTLGMLLVTEGEKVLSLLQSYSLYILGLLLLILVTQRRVEKIIYQQQQPITEISLTTIIKMLIAIPLTQLLYGLAILSSISTSTLTWRGITYKINDKGNINLVGYHPYQWLDQPTDPKMSL
- a CDS encoding ABC exporter membrane fusion protein; this translates as MVTSKQNQLLIHAAKKWKIIIAASLAIAAGLASFSSFSQLKLKPNFPINSSPVKTQKAPKVKFYVTALGRLQPQGEITYLSAPNSINGVRVEKLLVEEGKQVQAGETLAYLENYERSKAAVKQAFNKLLIVKSRLAQVKAGAKVGDVNSQKAVVTRLYSQLEGEVTTQTATINRIQAEVENATKESDRYQKLYQDGAISAAILDTKLLQLKTSQQKLMEAKATLQSSKNTLENQIQEAKARLDSIKEVRNVDVALAQSEVESAETAIQQAKADHDLTYIKSPIDARILKIHAKNGEIIGISGFAELGKTSPMNVIAEVYQTDIQKVKIGQKAVITSGAFSDKIRATVKEIGWQVDKQSIFSINPSSDTDRRIVHVRLVIDSPDDSQKVYRLTNLQVDVAIEI
- a CDS encoding glycosyltransferase family 4 protein, which translates into the protein MEKKPLRIALFTGLYAPFLTGVSVAVHQRVHWLLEQGHEVFLIHPQINKQYSQQVGNRPMLGLSELQIFSNFSSYAFPTQPLIFYKSLPQPLNYRHWNDTKLLENFQPDIIVVEEAAQMRGLYSIFLQGYGRAVGVDYAKRTKTPIISVFHTDIVAYIKYYLGDILFRLTSPIIPLLVRQFSDQYTLNIFPSREQLKKYQKLQCQRCEYVPYQGINCEKFHPRNICHDPIPNDKRPTILFVGRITAEKNVTQILEAYPLIAAKIPDVHLVIVGSGPLDQEIRHRAQKFADGVTIWGESHGTELLGWFARADVFINPSVTENFCTTNNEALASGTPVVAVMAPSTAEQVIIGYNGLLAQPNNPKDFADKIVTILQNPDLKNQLSRQARPSILQFDWSNCSQKFEDKLYELVNVNEMEFF
- a CDS encoding DUF2141 domain-containing protein → MSKIFRISHLLVTTLLSLSFPHPVGATPGTMLQINPPVSTPSTTELTVIVNGILNKTGDICLRVYNSEVGFLTNGSSEVKSGCTKITGSSVKTVFSGLKPGTYAVAVMDDQNGDRKLNKDFFGIPTEGFGISRDPIVSMRTGMPKFRRASFKMTQNTTIDITMKYSLDP
- a CDS encoding NAD-dependent epimerase/dehydratase family protein, producing MNLNNKTILITGTDEFIGSRAAELAVGQGLKVRALQADPFLDKTSGESLEKLGVEIIIGSINDPGIATKVCQGVDIVLHTSQLTEEGGDIKKFREINVGGTCNIAQAAKQAKVKTFIHLSSALVYGFNYTPNVAETETLSGDNNPYCQTKIEAEIEILKLNSPPDFGVTIIRAGDVYGPGSVPWIVRPVLMMRQKLFAYPNDGKGVMNHLYVDNLIDAIFLAMAQQTYGEVFNITDGENTSWKEYFTHLAAMEGLPIPMSLPKEEMRLFLKVRNQGQKLFRKKVDILPESVDFMSRPYSYSIAKARSILNYQPKISLEVGMNNTHQWLQTTDIQKLIK
- a CDS encoding TRAP transporter small permease subunit translates to MMHESRKWLFISRLLRISEFIDKYTDKLGWFCNWLVLITIGVGFFNVFARYLGRFLGVQLSSNALLELQWYLFSMTFLLGFAYILRHGDNVRVDFLYTNMNEKKRALIDFWGTVLFLIPFCLIGIWVTFNPVLQSWGRLSDGNWGSWEVSSDANGLPRAPIKTMLPLGLLFLLLQSISQAIKYLAILLGYEQVSEKVRLETSENIKIE